One genomic region from Halococcus qingdaonensis encodes:
- a CDS encoding Rieske (2Fe-2S) protein, giving the protein MAVEDTGYVQVASLSDLEDEGRKVVSSDGRPIALFHHEGEVYAVDNRCPHMGFPLTRGTVEDGILTCHWHHARFELEAGDTFDLFADDVQTFPTEIDDGKVYLDPNPEPDVPPATRFRNRLADGLEEDISLVMAKSIIGLDEEGEGFYTPLETAVNFGTRYREMGWGRGLTTLGCMANLYDHVGGRDKRRAMFTGVREVADNSAGEPPRFQQYAFDNQNLSKERLKSWFRDTCEVRDADGAERCLLTAIDSLPPDDVAEIVFSAATDHRYMNAGHALDFINTAFETSQHLGWEEHADAALASTVAQITDATRSEELSSWRQPVDIAGLCADANDLLPDLVAAGEGKEWERPEGFVETLLADDAEAIIDALTDAIRAGATTSQLADAVARAATRRVLWFATNNEFTDWNTVHHTFTYANAVHRASEKTDATELYRACFDGAMSVYLDRFLNSPRAPVPDPGETDRAPTDVREDLLAAFDEQGNTNRTATLVSEHFDADGDPDDLKRTLGRGLLREDADFHTLQSLTAAIERFEYVGEKSEQRTALMAAARYMAAHFPTRRSNEQTFSIATRLHRGERLHEVE; this is encoded by the coding sequence ATGGCGGTCGAAGACACGGGCTACGTGCAGGTCGCATCGCTGTCGGATCTCGAAGACGAGGGCCGAAAAGTCGTCAGCAGCGACGGCCGGCCAATCGCACTCTTCCACCACGAGGGCGAGGTCTACGCCGTCGACAACCGCTGCCCACACATGGGCTTTCCACTCACTCGCGGCACGGTCGAGGACGGCATCCTGACCTGCCACTGGCACCACGCGCGGTTCGAACTGGAAGCAGGCGACACCTTCGATCTCTTCGCCGACGACGTCCAGACCTTTCCGACCGAAATCGACGACGGCAAGGTGTATCTCGACCCCAATCCGGAACCCGACGTCCCGCCGGCGACACGATTCCGTAATCGGCTTGCCGACGGACTGGAAGAAGACATCTCGCTCGTGATGGCCAAATCGATTATCGGACTCGACGAGGAAGGCGAGGGGTTCTACACACCGCTCGAAACCGCCGTCAACTTCGGGACCCGATATCGGGAAATGGGCTGGGGGCGCGGCCTCACCACCCTCGGCTGCATGGCGAACCTCTACGATCACGTCGGCGGCCGGGACAAGCGCCGCGCGATGTTCACGGGCGTCCGCGAGGTCGCCGACAACTCGGCCGGCGAACCACCCAGATTCCAGCAGTACGCCTTCGATAATCAGAATCTCTCGAAGGAACGACTCAAATCCTGGTTCCGGGACACCTGCGAGGTCCGCGATGCCGACGGCGCGGAGCGCTGTCTGCTCACGGCCATCGACTCGCTCCCGCCCGACGACGTCGCGGAGATCGTCTTTTCGGCCGCGACCGACCACCGCTACATGAACGCCGGGCACGCACTCGATTTCATCAACACGGCTTTCGAGACGTCTCAGCACCTCGGCTGGGAGGAGCACGCCGACGCCGCGCTCGCCTCGACGGTCGCCCAGATCACCGACGCCACCCGAAGCGAGGAACTCTCCTCGTGGCGTCAACCCGTCGATATCGCCGGTCTCTGCGCCGATGCAAACGATCTCCTGCCCGATCTCGTGGCTGCCGGCGAAGGAAAGGAATGGGAGCGACCCGAGGGATTCGTCGAGACGCTGCTCGCCGACGACGCCGAAGCGATCATCGACGCGCTGACCGACGCCATCAGGGCGGGTGCGACGACGTCCCAGCTCGCGGACGCGGTCGCGCGCGCAGCCACGCGCCGAGTGCTCTGGTTCGCCACGAACAACGAGTTCACCGACTGGAACACCGTCCATCACACGTTCACCTACGCCAACGCGGTCCACCGCGCGAGCGAAAAGACCGACGCGACCGAACTCTATCGGGCGTGTTTCGACGGCGCGATGAGCGTCTATCTCGATCGGTTCCTCAACTCGCCACGCGCACCGGTGCCCGACCCCGGCGAGACCGACCGCGCACCCACGGACGTCCGCGAGGACCTGCTCGCTGCGTTCGACGAACAGGGCAACACGAATCGCACGGCGACGCTCGTGAGCGAGCACTTCGATGCCGACGGCGATCCTGACGATCTCAAACGCACGCTCGGCCGCGGGCTGCTCCGCGAGGACGCCGACTTCCACACGTTACAGAGTCTGACAGCGGCCATCGAGCGCTTCGAGTACGTCGGCGAGAAGAGCGAGCAGCGGACGGCACTGATGGCGGCGGCGCGCTACATGGCCGCCCACTTTCCGACGCGGCGCTCGAACGAGCAGACCTTCTCGATCGCGACGCGGCTGCACCGCGGCGAGCGCCTCCACGAGGTGGAGTAG
- the polX gene encoding DNA polymerase/3'-5' exonuclease PolX — MNDNDAVADRFEEFADRLEATGVEYKPQSYRRAAENVRAHPESVESLVTDGTDAVEGIEGVGDALAAKIVEYVETDEIEELEELRDELPVEMAALTRVEGVGPKTVGTLYEELGVEDLDDLEAVAREERIREIDGFGAKTEENILSGIDFARQAGERSLLGDARPLGEELLHYVSESAAVADCELAGSLRRWRETIGDVDLLVASDEPESVVERFTDWDDRDEIIEAGSSKASIRSEGMRVDLRVVVPAEFGSALQYFTGSRDHNIGFRNRAIEQDLKVNEYGVFDIADVDDIEADQRVGEHVAGETEEEMYDAVGLPWIPPELREDGGELAAAADGDLPDLLAEDDVRGDLHVHSEWSDGDNTIAEMVTAAAEFGHEYLAITDHASGPGIVADMGLDDAALESQREAIESAAENVDIEVLAGVEANIEADGEVSVGESVLEALDVVIASPHSGLDGDGTERIVGAIEQPHVDIIGHPTGRYLNRRTGLELDFERIAEAAAEYGVALEVNANPQRLDLSGGAVRTAIEAGATIVIDTDAHQPASYDLLRYGVHTARRGWAETGDVLNARDYDGLRKFLD, encoded by the coding sequence ATGAACGACAACGACGCCGTCGCCGACCGCTTCGAGGAGTTCGCCGATCGCCTCGAAGCCACAGGAGTGGAGTACAAACCCCAGTCCTATCGCCGGGCGGCCGAGAACGTCCGTGCCCATCCCGAGTCGGTCGAGTCGCTGGTCACCGACGGAACGGATGCTGTCGAGGGGATCGAGGGCGTCGGCGACGCGCTCGCCGCGAAGATCGTCGAGTACGTCGAGACGGACGAGATCGAGGAGCTGGAAGAGCTGCGCGACGAACTCCCCGTGGAGATGGCGGCGCTCACGCGCGTCGAGGGCGTCGGTCCGAAGACCGTCGGCACGCTCTACGAGGAGCTCGGCGTCGAGGACCTGGACGATCTCGAAGCGGTCGCGCGCGAGGAGCGCATCAGGGAGATCGACGGGTTCGGCGCGAAGACCGAGGAGAACATCCTGTCGGGGATCGACTTCGCCCGACAGGCCGGCGAGCGCTCGCTGCTCGGCGACGCGCGCCCGCTCGGCGAGGAACTGCTGCACTACGTGAGTGAGTCGGCGGCGGTCGCCGACTGCGAACTCGCGGGCTCGCTGCGGCGCTGGCGCGAAACCATCGGCGACGTCGATCTGCTCGTGGCGAGCGACGAACCCGAGTCCGTCGTCGAGCGGTTCACCGACTGGGACGATCGCGACGAGATCATCGAGGCCGGATCGAGCAAGGCGAGCATCCGCTCGGAGGGCATGCGCGTCGATCTCCGGGTCGTCGTCCCCGCGGAGTTCGGCAGCGCGCTCCAGTATTTCACCGGGAGTCGCGACCACAACATCGGTTTCCGCAATCGCGCCATCGAGCAGGATCTGAAGGTCAACGAGTACGGCGTTTTCGACATCGCCGATGTCGACGACATCGAAGCGGACCAGCGGGTCGGCGAGCACGTCGCGGGCGAGACGGAGGAGGAGATGTACGACGCCGTGGGGCTGCCCTGGATCCCGCCCGAGCTCCGCGAGGACGGCGGCGAACTCGCCGCCGCGGCCGACGGCGACCTGCCCGATCTCCTCGCCGAGGACGACGTTCGCGGCGATCTCCACGTGCACTCGGAGTGGTCGGACGGCGACAACACGATCGCGGAGATGGTCACGGCCGCGGCGGAGTTCGGCCACGAGTACCTCGCCATCACCGATCACGCGAGCGGACCGGGGATCGTCGCCGACATGGGCCTCGACGACGCGGCTCTCGAATCCCAACGCGAAGCGATCGAGTCGGCCGCGGAGAACGTCGATATCGAAGTGCTCGCAGGCGTCGAGGCGAACATCGAGGCCGACGGCGAGGTCTCTGTCGGGGAGAGTGTCCTGGAAGCGCTCGACGTGGTGATCGCCTCGCCACACAGCGGGCTCGACGGCGACGGCACCGAGCGCATCGTCGGCGCTATCGAGCAGCCCCACGTCGACATCATCGGCCATCCGACGGGGCGCTATCTCAACCGGCGAACGGGTCTGGAGCTCGATTTCGAGCGGATCGCCGAGGCGGCCGCGGAGTATGGGGTCGCGCTCGAAGTGAACGCGAACCCGCAACGGCTCGATCTCTCGGGTGGTGCGGTGCGGACGGCGATCGAGGCCGGCGCGACGATCGTCATCGACACCGACGCCCACCAGCCGGCGAGCTACGATCTGCTCCGATACGGCGTCCACACCGCCCGACGCGGCTGGGCCGAGACGGGCGACGTGCTCAACGCGCGCGATTACGACGGACTCCGGAAGTTCTTGGACTGA
- a CDS encoding NUDIX hydrolase, with protein sequence MTEQADHDWPVLESEVEYETGWYTGGYDRVEQPDGSEKKYYWAELPAAVVVVARDGDSVVFVDQYRPAIGEQCLELPAGIVEDGESATTAGARELREETGFEAAGVSLLENFWVATGVLRHRRAIVFAEGLSPADRDLDDNEFLTVTTIPINEALTTAREEPANDATIEGLLLAREEGLL encoded by the coding sequence ATGACCGAACAGGCCGATCACGACTGGCCGGTTCTCGAATCGGAAGTCGAGTACGAGACCGGCTGGTACACCGGTGGCTACGACCGCGTCGAACAGCCCGACGGCAGCGAGAAGAAATACTACTGGGCGGAGCTGCCGGCGGCGGTCGTGGTGGTCGCCCGCGACGGCGATAGCGTGGTGTTCGTCGATCAGTACCGACCGGCGATCGGCGAGCAGTGTCTCGAACTCCCGGCGGGCATCGTCGAGGACGGCGAATCGGCCACCACAGCGGGTGCGCGCGAACTCCGCGAGGAGACGGGTTTCGAGGCGGCGGGCGTCTCGCTCCTTGAGAATTTCTGGGTCGCCACCGGCGTGCTCCGCCACCGCCGCGCCATCGTCTTCGCCGAGGGACTTTCGCCTGCTGACCGCGACCTCGACGACAACGAGTTCCTGACCGTAACCACGATACCTATCAACGAGGCGCTCACCACCGCGCGCGAAGAACCGGCCAACGACGCCACGATCGAGGGACTGCTGCTCGCACGCGAGGAGGGCCTGCTCTGA
- a CDS encoding aminotransferase class V-fold PLP-dependent enzyme gives MDPLDLREEIPVLDEVTYLNTGAASPAPTSVVDAATDEIERQQHVAPAAEGAYPALFETFEETRARVAEFLGADTDEIALTQSTADGISRVATALPWQEGDVVVRTDCEHSAGVLPWQRLRDTQGIEVRVLETEAGRIDREQATELLSDADLLCLSSITWNYGTRLPVAELTGIAHDAGARVLVDAVQSPGQVDVDVGEWGADFVVGAGHKWLCGPWGAGFLYVADEATDALVPERVGYRSVTDPEGDGYEFSAGAKRLEIGTTSPAPYAGLQAAMDAIDSIGIETVEGRIERLTDRLKEGIDDDRLLSPREYESGLVTIAADDPAATVSRLADADVTIRSIPSPAAVRVSVHVYNTDEDIDALCEVL, from the coding sequence ATGGATCCGCTCGACCTCCGCGAGGAGATCCCCGTCCTCGACGAGGTCACCTATCTGAACACGGGCGCGGCGAGCCCCGCACCGACGAGCGTCGTCGACGCTGCGACCGACGAGATCGAACGCCAGCAGCACGTCGCTCCCGCGGCCGAGGGCGCGTATCCCGCGCTGTTCGAGACGTTCGAGGAGACCCGTGCGCGCGTCGCCGAATTCCTCGGAGCCGACACCGACGAGATCGCGCTGACCCAGAGCACCGCCGATGGGATCAGTCGCGTCGCGACGGCGCTCCCCTGGCAGGAGGGCGACGTGGTGGTGCGCACCGACTGCGAACATTCGGCCGGCGTGCTGCCGTGGCAACGTCTCCGCGACACGCAGGGGATCGAGGTCAGGGTACTCGAAACGGAGGCAGGCCGCATCGACCGCGAGCAGGCCACGGAACTGCTCTCGGACGCAGACCTGCTCTGTCTGAGCTCGATCACCTGGAACTACGGCACTCGCTTGCCCGTCGCCGAACTCACAGGGATCGCCCACGATGCCGGCGCGCGCGTGCTCGTCGATGCCGTCCAGTCGCCGGGACAGGTCGATGTCGACGTCGGCGAGTGGGGCGCGGATTTCGTCGTCGGTGCCGGCCACAAGTGGCTCTGCGGGCCGTGGGGTGCCGGCTTCCTCTACGTCGCTGACGAGGCGACAGACGCGCTCGTGCCCGAACGGGTCGGCTACCGGAGCGTGACCGATCCCGAGGGTGACGGCTACGAGTTCTCGGCGGGCGCGAAACGCCTCGAAATCGGCACGACCTCGCCAGCACCGTATGCCGGGCTCCAGGCGGCGATGGACGCCATCGACTCGATCGGGATCGAGACGGTCGAAGGTCGCATCGAGCGACTCACCGACCGACTCAAGGAGGGGATCGACGACGATCGACTACTGAGCCCACGCGAGTACGAATCCGGGCTGGTGACGATCGCCGCCGACGATCCCGCGGCCACCGTTTCACGCCTCGCCGACGCGGACGTCACGATCCGGTCGATCCCGTCGCCGGCGGCCGTCCGCGTCTCGGTCCACGTCTACAACACCGACGAAGACATCGACGCGCTCTGCGAGGTGCTCTGA
- a CDS encoding DEAD/DEAH box helicase, translating into MTDTNASEQPEDGTAITAATFRAALEELEEPVATASAVARVLDCSQTDASDALDRLAEAGQLDRQDVGDDPVVWYPREFADFVDPEHVVVFPERRELVVERPEQFTRAQLTQFAHLVDSADEAYIYEIREEDVWWAPYDHIDGLVGTMRDVLGEPAPELEEWVERQWTRARKFALTTHQDGYTVLEAESPELMGNVARQKLDADQLHGPISDTESWVVEGKEGSIKRTLYDAGYPVQDQRELEGGAELDIDLGVDLREYQEDWLDRFLDTGAGVLVGPPGSGKTIAAIGAMAEIGGETLILAPGRELAGQWHEQLLTHTSLDPEQIGEYHGGEKEIRPVTIATYRTAGMDRHRKLFDERRWGLIVYDEVHHVPAAIYRRSADLQAKHRLGLSATPIREDDKEGEIFTLIGPPIGTDWAKLFEAGFVAEPEVELRYVPWRSEEDRTEYASVEGYERRQVAGTNPAKLDAIRSLLADHADAKTLIFVEWLDQGREYSDALDIPFISGETHYPERERLFDEFRRGERSRLLVSRVGDEGIDLPNAEVAIVASGLGGSRRQGSQRAGRTMRPSGNSQMYVLATRGTREEEFARNQLRHLAGKGVRLTETETD; encoded by the coding sequence GTGACGGACACGAACGCGAGCGAGCAGCCCGAGGACGGGACCGCCATCACCGCCGCCACGTTCCGCGCGGCGCTCGAAGAACTCGAAGAGCCCGTGGCGACCGCGAGCGCGGTGGCGCGCGTCCTCGACTGCAGCCAGACCGACGCGAGCGACGCGCTCGATCGGCTGGCCGAAGCTGGGCAACTCGACCGCCAGGACGTGGGCGACGACCCCGTCGTCTGGTATCCTCGCGAGTTCGCCGATTTCGTCGATCCCGAGCACGTCGTCGTCTTCCCCGAACGCCGCGAGCTCGTCGTCGAACGGCCCGAACAGTTCACCCGCGCGCAGCTCACGCAGTTCGCCCATCTCGTCGACTCGGCCGACGAGGCCTACATCTACGAGATCCGCGAGGAGGACGTCTGGTGGGCTCCCTACGACCACATCGACGGGCTCGTCGGGACGATGCGCGACGTGCTGGGCGAACCCGCACCGGAACTCGAAGAGTGGGTCGAGCGCCAGTGGACGCGCGCCCGGAAGTTCGCGCTGACGACCCACCAGGACGGCTACACGGTCCTCGAAGCCGAGAGCCCCGAACTGATGGGCAACGTCGCGCGCCAGAAACTCGACGCGGACCAGCTCCACGGGCCGATCTCCGACACCGAGAGCTGGGTCGTCGAGGGCAAGGAAGGTTCGATCAAGCGCACGCTCTACGACGCCGGCTATCCGGTCCAGGACCAGCGCGAACTCGAAGGCGGCGCGGAGCTCGACATCGACCTCGGCGTCGATCTGCGCGAGTATCAGGAGGACTGGCTCGACCGCTTCCTCGACACCGGTGCGGGCGTGCTTGTCGGCCCGCCGGGCAGCGGGAAGACGATCGCCGCCATCGGCGCGATGGCCGAGATCGGCGGCGAGACGCTGATCCTCGCGCCGGGTCGCGAGCTCGCCGGCCAGTGGCACGAACAGCTGCTCACCCACACCTCCCTCGATCCCGAGCAGATCGGCGAGTACCACGGCGGCGAGAAGGAGATCCGACCGGTGACGATCGCCACCTACCGCACCGCGGGGATGGACCGCCACCGCAAGCTGTTCGACGAACGACGGTGGGGACTCATCGTCTACGACGAGGTCCACCACGTGCCAGCGGCCATCTACCGCCGCAGCGCCGATCTCCAGGCTAAACATCGCCTCGGGCTGTCGGCGACCCCGATCAGGGAAGACGACAAGGAGGGCGAGATCTTCACGCTCATCGGCCCGCCGATCGGGACGGACTGGGCGAAACTGTTCGAGGCGGGCTTCGTCGCCGAGCCCGAGGTCGAACTCCGCTACGTCCCGTGGCGCTCGGAGGAGGATCGCACCGAGTACGCGAGCGTCGAGGGGTACGAGCGCCGGCAGGTCGCCGGTACGAACCCGGCGAAACTCGACGCGATACGCTCGCTGCTCGCCGATCACGCGGACGCGAAGACGCTGATCTTCGTCGAGTGGCTCGACCAGGGCCGGGAGTATTCGGATGCACTCGATATCCCCTTCATCAGCGGCGAGACGCACTATCCCGAGCGCGAGCGGCTGTTCGACGAGTTCCGGCGCGGCGAGCGAAGCAGACTGCTCGTCTCGCGGGTCGGCGACGAGGGTATCGATCTGCCGAACGCGGAGGTCGCCATCGTCGCCTCCGGGCTCGGCGGCTCGCGCCGGCAGGGCTCACAGCGTGCCGGCCGGACGATGCGCCCGTCGGGTAACTCGCAAATGTACGTGCTCGCCACCCGCGGCACTCGCGAGGAGGAGTTCGCCAGAAACCAGCTCCGCCATCTCGCCGGCAAAGGTGTCCGTCTGACCGAGACCGAGACGGACTGA
- a CDS encoding DUF5788 family protein, which produces MKPYERKQLLARIDREGATVGADIPEEITVQGERLALAEFVFETRSRESVPAGERETVEQAKRNLRRERIERRQRIEEDDISRERGEELVESIIGIERALHALSDLGTSDVEREATASETADRKRWMNFLKQALGQDSSRARR; this is translated from the coding sequence ATGAAACCGTATGAGCGAAAACAGCTCCTCGCGCGCATCGATCGCGAGGGGGCGACCGTCGGAGCCGACATCCCCGAGGAGATCACGGTCCAGGGAGAGCGCCTCGCACTCGCCGAGTTCGTCTTCGAGACGCGCTCGCGGGAATCGGTGCCCGCCGGCGAGCGCGAAACCGTCGAGCAGGCCAAGCGAAATCTCCGGCGCGAGCGCATCGAACGCCGACAGCGAATCGAGGAGGACGATATCAGTCGCGAACGCGGCGAGGAGCTCGTCGAGAGCATCATCGGGATCGAGCGCGCGCTGCACGCGCTGTCCGATCTCGGGACGAGCGACGTCGAGCGCGAGGCGACGGCGAGCGAGACCGCCGACCGCAAACGCTGGATGAACTTCCTGAAGCAGGCACTCGGCCAGGACAGTTCGAGGGCGCGGCGATGA
- a CDS encoding CBS domain-containing protein, translated as MDDLFVGRLMSTDLHTVAPETLVADAAELMLDNGVGSVVVVEDGELRGILTRTDFVDIVAKSRPKAETPVSDYMTADVVTTSAQDPIRDVADAMTEHGFHHMPVVSDEDGLIGMITSSDLAAYLSHVQTPSPA; from the coding sequence ATGGACGATCTCTTCGTCGGGCGGTTGATGTCGACCGATCTGCACACCGTGGCTCCCGAGACGCTCGTCGCCGACGCGGCGGAGTTGATGCTCGACAACGGCGTCGGCTCGGTCGTGGTCGTCGAGGACGGCGAGCTGCGGGGCATCCTCACGCGAACGGATTTCGTCGATATCGTCGCCAAGAGCCGTCCGAAAGCCGAGACACCGGTCTCGGACTACATGACCGCCGACGTCGTCACGACGAGCGCTCAGGACCCCATCCGCGACGTCGCGGACGCGATGACCGAGCACGGTTTCCACCACATGCCGGTCGTCAGCGACGAGGACGGCCTCATCGGGATGATCACCTCCAGCGATCTCGCGGCGTACCTCTCGCATGTCCAGACGCCGAGCCCGGCCTGA
- a CDS encoding creatininase family protein yields MYLADRTWPELDDIDERSLAVVPVGSTEQHGPHLPLATDHLIAESLAHEATSRADVLCTPTVNVGVSPHHRQFNGTMWVDPPAFRDYMESLARNLTYHGIDRIVFVNAHGGNVSHLREVGRRLRDAGDAYAIEWMWNDSIPELVDELFATNGPHGGPKETAMIQHIAPDLVREEEFETARDDGLVDFDEGGMTVHGARTFYDSIDNTDSGVLGDQTDATAEKGEQLFEAAADQLVQLLDWLADQPRDALMAKPHV; encoded by the coding sequence ATGTACCTCGCGGATCGGACGTGGCCGGAACTCGACGATATCGACGAGCGATCGCTCGCGGTCGTGCCTGTGGGCTCGACCGAACAGCACGGCCCGCACCTCCCGCTCGCGACCGATCATCTCATCGCCGAATCGCTCGCTCACGAGGCGACCAGCCGGGCCGACGTGCTCTGCACGCCGACGGTGAACGTCGGCGTCAGCCCCCACCACCGCCAGTTCAACGGCACGATGTGGGTCGACCCGCCGGCGTTCAGGGACTACATGGAGAGCCTCGCGCGCAACCTCACCTATCACGGCATCGACCGGATCGTCTTCGTCAACGCGCACGGCGGCAACGTCAGCCACCTCAGAGAGGTCGGTCGCCGCCTGCGCGATGCGGGCGACGCCTACGCCATCGAGTGGATGTGGAACGATTCGATCCCCGAGCTCGTCGACGAACTGTTCGCGACGAACGGTCCCCACGGTGGTCCGAAGGAGACGGCCATGATCCAGCACATCGCGCCCGATCTCGTCCGCGAGGAGGAGTTCGAGACCGCCCGCGACGACGGGCTCGTCGACTTCGACGAAGGAGGCATGACGGTCCACGGCGCGCGGACGTTCTACGACTCGATCGATAACACCGACAGCGGCGTCCTCGGCGACCAGACCGACGCCACCGCGGAAAAGGGCGAGCAGCTGTTCGAGGCCGCTGCCGACCAGCTCGTCCAGCTGCTCGACTGGCTCGCCGACCAGCCCCGCGACGCGCTGATGGCGAAGCCACACGTCTGA
- a CDS encoding rhodanese-like domain-containing protein, which yields MSDEITPEELAGLLDEEEPVRVVDIRSPAAFERGHIPDSENVPFGELPQRVEQFADAEHIVTVCPHGKASLQALQLLRSAEPVDDARVESLDGGLEAWDGPLDAAEHGAAADRTSDDNAADGAVPSGSETDAPF from the coding sequence GTGAGCGACGAAATCACGCCCGAGGAACTCGCCGGCCTGCTCGACGAGGAGGAGCCGGTGCGCGTCGTCGATATCCGGTCGCCGGCCGCCTTCGAGCGCGGCCACATCCCCGACAGCGAGAACGTCCCGTTCGGCGAACTGCCCCAGCGCGTCGAGCAGTTCGCCGACGCCGAGCACATCGTGACGGTCTGCCCGCACGGCAAGGCCAGCCTCCAGGCCCTCCAGCTCCTGCGCTCGGCCGAACCCGTCGACGACGCCCGGGTCGAGAGCCTCGACGGCGGGCTCGAAGCGTGGGACGGCCCGCTCGATGCCGCCGAGCACGGCGCTGCCGCCGATCGTACGAGCGACGACAACGCCGCCGACGGTGCGGTCCCATCCGGCAGCGAGACCGACGCACCGTTCTGA
- a CDS encoding enoyl-CoA hydratase/isomerase family protein, which translates to MTERTAAGNDTLDVHESDDGLVIQATIDRPDERNALNEAVIEGLLDVLAIADEGPARVVVIRGAGGTFCSGGDLKSMAANFGEGPQTYREGFTGLSRLMGRLVETRALTVAAVEGYCLAGGMGLAAACDMLLASEDATFGTPEVDIGLFPAQALVPIMRTVTEKRGLKLLFTGEHIDAASAHEMGLTTDIVSESEFESELDELVDDLAASSPVLIEMGKRAYYTQRDMGFDEALSYMREIIALIAMSEDTEEGINAFLMDEEPDWSDR; encoded by the coding sequence ATGACCGAGCGAACGGCGGCGGGAAACGACACGCTCGACGTACACGAGAGCGACGATGGTCTGGTGATCCAGGCGACGATCGACCGGCCCGACGAGCGCAACGCGCTGAACGAGGCGGTGATCGAGGGGCTGCTCGACGTGCTCGCGATCGCCGACGAGGGACCGGCACGGGTAGTCGTCATCCGCGGTGCGGGCGGAACCTTCTGCTCGGGCGGCGATCTGAAGAGCATGGCCGCGAACTTCGGCGAAGGGCCACAGACCTATCGTGAGGGGTTCACGGGGCTATCGCGACTGATGGGGCGGCTCGTCGAGACGCGCGCGCTGACCGTGGCAGCCGTCGAGGGCTACTGTCTCGCGGGCGGGATGGGGCTCGCCGCGGCGTGTGACATGCTGCTCGCGAGCGAGGACGCCACATTCGGCACGCCGGAGGTCGATATCGGCCTGTTCCCCGCCCAGGCGCTCGTCCCGATTATGCGCACCGTCACGGAAAAGCGCGGGCTGAAACTGCTGTTCACCGGCGAGCATATCGACGCCGCGAGCGCCCACGAGATGGGGCTGACGACCGACATCGTTTCGGAGAGCGAGTTCGAGAGCGAACTCGACGAACTGGTGGACGATCTCGCAGCCTCCTCGCCGGTGCTGATCGAGATGGGCAAGCGGGCCTACTACACACAGCGCGACATGGGCTTCGACGAGGCCCTGTCCTACATGCGCGAGATCATCGCGCTGATCGCCATGAGCGAGGACACCGAGGAGGGGATCAACGCCTTCCTGATGGACGAGGAACCCGACTGGAGCGACCGATAG
- a CDS encoding VOC family protein yields the protein MELLHPCLNVADMDRAVAFYTEELDFTESWSFETPDGETENRYLAAENGVELQLSKTEGVDELEAGTAWDHLAVSVESVDRVFEEIDHHGVVKEPTDVQAAGTRIAFVRDPDGHVIEFVEPLDD from the coding sequence ATGGAGCTACTTCACCCCTGTCTCAACGTCGCAGACATGGATCGTGCGGTCGCGTTCTACACCGAGGAGCTCGATTTCACGGAGTCGTGGTCGTTCGAGACGCCCGACGGCGAGACCGAGAACCGCTATCTGGCCGCCGAGAACGGCGTCGAACTCCAGCTGTCGAAAACCGAAGGAGTGGACGAGCTCGAAGCGGGCACCGCCTGGGACCACCTCGCCGTGAGCGTCGAGAGCGTCGATCGGGTCTTCGAGGAGATCGACCACCACGGGGTCGTCAAGGAACCGACCGACGTACAGGCCGCCGGCACGCGGATCGCGTTCGTCCGCGATCCCGACGGCCACGTGATCGAGTTCGTCGAACCGCTCGACGACTGA